The sequence below is a genomic window from Dyadobacter chenwenxiniae.
TATCATGTGATTCTGGGCAGGTTATCGCTTATTCCAATCCTGATCATTGCATTAAGCGGCACCTATCTGTCGCTGGCACGTTTTGGCTTGATAGCATCGCCGAAAGTGTCAGCCGAAGTGGATTTTGATGCCATAAAATCAGAGCCGGTTAAGAATCCGGCTGATTTTGAAATATTTAAAAACATAAAATTATCAGAAGTCCAGACCATTGAGTTCCCGTTTTCCGAAGATCCTGAGGATTACTACACATTAAAACTTGCCAACCGGGAAGTGACGGTGAACCAGATAACGGGGGATATTCTGAGCGAAATAAATTACCCGACTGCTTCAATGCTGACCGAGCTTAACCTGGATTTGCACACAGGCCGTACGAATGCGGTTTGGGCAATTATTCTGGCAGTCGCTTCGGGAAACATCCTTTTCTTCATTTACTCCGGCTTTGCGATGACATTCAGGCGCAGGGCCAATCGGATCCAAAACAAATATACCGCCGAGGAAAGCGAGTTTATTATTCTGGTAGGCTCAGAAAACGGCAGCACATTCGGCTTTGCCAATGCCATTCATAAACAGCTCATTACCAATGGAAAATCAGCCTTTGTCACGGAATTAAATAATTACAGGGTTTTCCCAAAAGCATCGAATATGATCATCATGGCGGCGACTTACGGGCTGGGTAACCCGCCTACCAATGCTGCCCGGTTCGCAATGCAGTTGGAAAAGCACAAACAGCCCCATCCCATCCGATTCTCCGTTGTAGGTTTTGGTTCGCATGGCTATCCCGATTTTTGCAAATTCGCTTTTGAGGTTGATAACCTTTTCGCAAAGCAGGAATGGTCTATTCCAACACTCGAAATCCACACAGTGAATGACAAATCGCCCGATGAATTCGGTCAATGGGCGGCAAGCTGGTCGCAGCAGGCGGGCATTGCGTTGGAGATTGCGAGCGATGCACTGACAACCCGGCAGGAGCCATTACAAGACTTTACCGTAATACATAAAACAGAGGTTACTGACGCAGGCGAATCATTTTTAATCAGCTTTCAGGCCAATGATCTCACAGACTTCACTTCCGGCGACTTGCTGGCTATTTATCCCGCCAATGATCACCGCGAGCGGCTTTATTCGATTGGTAAGGTTGGGAATAATATTCAGTTAAGCGTAAAGTTACACGAGGGCGGTTTGGGTTCCGAGTATCTGTATCGCCTCAATTCAGGAAGCGTTATCAGTGCCAGGATTGTCGGGAATGAGCATTTTCATTTTCCGGAAAAAGCCACTTCCGTGATCATGATCTCCAACGGAACAGGCATAGCGCCATTTCTGGGCATGATCGATGAGCAAAGTCCTGATGCGAATTGCCGGTTGTACTGTGGCTTCCGGGACCAGGCTTCTTTTTCGCTTTACAAAAACGCTATCGATAAAAGCCTGGAAGGCAAGAAGTTAAACAGCCTCCATATTGCTTACTCACGTGAGGGAGAAAGGCAGTATGTGCGCGATTTGCTCGCAGCCGATGAAGCTTTTGTAGCCGATACATTGGCAAACGATGGCGTGATTATGCTATGTGGTTCGCTTTCGATGCAAAACAAGGTGGTCGCCTTACTGGACGACATTTGCCAGGCCCGGTTAGGAAAAGACATCAGCTATTACCAGTCGCACAGCCAGGTGCTTATGGACTGCTACTGAGTCTGATAGTCCGAAATATCGAAGTTCTTGGAAGTGAAAACTTTGCCGTTGTCGGTGATCATAATGCAGCTGAATTCAGGAAAATCATTAATCAGTTTCATTCCGGCATTTTTCCCCAAAACCATCAATGAAGTGCTGAAACCATTGGCTCTCTCGGCGCTGGGGCCAAAAACGGTCACGCTGGTGAGTCCGGTTGCGGGGTAACCGGTTGCGGGATTGATTATGTGCGAATAACGTTTATTATTGAACACCACAAACTTCTCATAACTCCCCGAAGTCACCACCGCGCCCTGGCGGAGCGGCACCACTGCAAAAAGTGCTCCCTGTCGTTTCGGGTCTGTAATGCCGATCACCCAATCGCTGCCATCCGGCTGCTTTCCCCACGCGCTCATATCGCCCGAACCATTCACAATGCCCGCTTCAACCCCTTTTTTAAGCATCATATCCCTGCATCGATCCGTCGCATAGCCTTCGCCCAACGCCCCAAACCCGATCTTCATTCCCTTCCTTTTCAGGAAAATAGTCATGTGTTTTTTGTCAAGAATAATGTTTTGATAACCCACTTTTTCAACGGATTTTGCAATCGCCACAGCGGTCGGCATTTCGGTCATAGATCCGTCGAATTTCCAGATGCGGTCCATAGCGGCAAAGCTGATATCGAAGGCACCGTTGGTTAATATCGAGAGCGCGATCGCCCTTTCTGTTAACTCAAAGACCTCCATTTCGACATGCACCGGACGAATGCCCGCACACGCATTTACTTCTGAAACCAGGGATGTGGGCTTCCAATCGGAAATCAGGTTTTCGATCCGCGTGATTTCAGCGATGACCTCCTTGATATTCTCCTCTGCCTCCGCCGAATCTTTGGCGACGATTGTAATGTCGAAACGCCCGCCCATGAGCATGGTGGTACGTTTTCGCAAAACCTGGGCATGACCTGCGAAGGAGAAAAAAAGGGCAAAAAGTGCAAGGTAATGTTTCATTTCAAATCACTTCAACCATGGAAGTTTCGCCCACATATTCCGAGATGAACATTGTTGTGTGTTATCTGGCAAAAGTAGCCTGTATTTCAACTGTTTTTAAAAAACTTCAAAAAAAATACAGCATTGACGGTCATTATTACAAGACTATGTGCAGCCACGTCCGTGCGGTTTGTGTTTTCCAAAGACATTGAAGAGGACATTATAGCGGAGATTTTCGGTAATTTTGGGGACAACGAATCCTCAAAACGGTCCAAACCTCTTTTGGTGCCTGTCTCTTCGGCTCCGTCTGAAACCGCTGCTACAACTATCTTCCCAGAGAGCACAATAAAACGCTTTCACAGCACTTTTAAGAGCGTAATGTTGAGCTGAACGGATCAATCTTGCGCACATATCCAGCCGATGCGAGCTTTGTCTTAAATAAGGGCGTTGTGAAAATTGTTGAGAACGGCAGTTCAGACAGTTGCGTAACGGAATGCGCAGCAAATTGGAAAGATCATTTCTCGCGACTTTTCGAATAAAAACGTCTTTTATTCCTTGTTACTACTGAGACGTCCGATACAAAATTTCGACTCCCCCGACCGCTTACATTCCCGATCGGCAAGCGGTTTCAGCCTTTTCCTCGTATTGATCAACGAGATTTTTTTAACGCAACTATTGCGCATAAGGATTTTATATTTACATTTGCACCACGTTTCGCATACGGCGAAATACTTTAGAGAGATGGCAGAGTGGTCGATTGCGACGGTCTTGAAAACCGTTGACTGTTACAGGTCCGGGGGTTCGAATCCCTCTCTCTCTGCAGATAGACGCTAAAACCCTCAATACAGGCAGCATTGAGGGTTTTTTCGATTATGTATTAATTTCTGTTGTCTTTTTGTAGGTACCACATTAGATTCTCTTAAATCAATCCAGTGGAAATTCAGGCAATTTGCTCTCGAGGTCATGTCTATGGTTCGGGAATTTTTTTGGACAACATACATCAAGCGACTTTAAATAATAATACTTCGTACTGCCCCAAATGCGGATCAATAGGGAAAATACCTAACGGTATGTAGTGTTGCTGATCAAGTTGTTACCTTTATCAGAGCTACGAACTTGGGAGTAGATCAACTAGGCGAATTGCATTCATCTAGCTCCATATCTTTCTTACGAAACTCGGCTGTTGTTTTCGCAAATGATTCTTCCATTGACTTGAAATCGGCAAGATGACCATTTGCTTCTTCTAAACTGCCAAGCATCAAGTCAATTTCTTTAATTTGCTTATCCAGGTCTACATTTAATGCACCAAGAATTGTAAGGGGTTCAATAGTTCCTTCTTCATCATTGTGAATCCAACTTAGATTTTCTCTCACAAAATCAGTGTTGTAAACACGGATTTTAGTTTTCTTGTCGAGCTGATCAAAGTTGTTCTGATTGAATATCTTCCCCCCTTCCAGTACAATTGAAAAATCTGCGTCCTGGTAATGCCTGTGCAGACAACCGTTTTCTATACACTTAATATTCTAGATAAAGTTGTTTTACCAGAATAGTTTCGACCATAAATAATATTGAGCCGCCGGAATACAGAAGTTTTTCCATTTGTAGAGTTCCAGTCGTATCAGCATTTAATTCCGGCGGGTGTTTGCGCAATGCTGGGATGTTTGGTTTGATAAGTGCATTCTTACTTGGTTCTTGCAGTTACAGAATCCTCGGCAGCGGTATCAGTTCAAAAGCATCTATAATAAAATCGATACGCTGAGGAGTAACGGAAGAAAGGCGGTAGTCGACGGAAAGTATAGTGATGCGAAAGCTAAATACAATCGGTTGTCTGAAATGGAAGTTTGTGACGCCGCCAGGAAGGAGGCCGATGTCGACAATGAGCTGGGCGAATTGCGAACATTAAAGGGCAAGCAGGAAATTAGTGTAGAAATCGTGGCAGGCGTTGGAGCCAATAAGCCACTTTATAAAGTAAATTCAGATAGTAGCCCGGTGAATTACAGTGAGCGGTGTCAGTGGATCCTTGGCCATCAAGGTAAATCCATTTAAGAAACGGAGTATAAGACCTTATTTTAAAATAGGATTTGAAGGAACAAAGCCGGACCGTTCGCGAGATCCTTTTGAAGGACATTCGTAACTCGTCAGATTACCTTATCCTGACGGGCTTTACTTCTCTATCCATGCTGTTAGATGTATTTGGTGCCAGCAAAATGTAAGCACTAAACTCTGCGGTCCGATTTTAAAGATTATTGAAAAAATAAAAACAGAGACTTATCATTTTAAGGCCATAGATCGATTCCACGCGAAAATTTACATTGGCGATCATGCTGCGATTTTGGGTTCCTCTAATTTCAGTAAGTCAGGAACAATCGCTCAAACTGAGGCTAACATTAGAGTCGAATAACAATCCAACGCTGCTAGCGAGGATATGTATAAAGACATTAAGCGCATCGGAGAATATTATTTCAGTAAGGGAAAAGACTATAATGATGAGTTGATAGCACTGCTTAAAAAGCTATTTAAGGATGCGGATTGGGAGGACAGTTGCCGAAATACTGGAAAGCAAATGGATGCGGGAGTATCCGGTTTTATATCAAGCTTTAATGTCGCAAGAACTTTGGCCCTCTCAAAAAATCGGTATTGCTCGCGCTATGAAGATTATGCAGGATCAAGGGCGCGTGCTAATCGCGGACCCGACAGGAAGTGGCAAAACAATAGAAGAGAGCTGAGTAAAGTGAACCAGTTGATCAATCAAACCAAGAGTCATAAGAAAATTCTTGCGTTTGATTCTACTGTTATCACGCTGGATTATCTACACAAATTACTTTCAGAAAAGCGTCCGGATCTGACAACGATCGTTGCTGCGGGCCACAATACCGGCAACCGAGAGAAAGTTACCAGACTTTTTGCATTAGAAAATCAGGCAGATGAGAAATTAATTGCGCTTTGTTCCGATGCAATGTCGGAGGGGATCAACCTTCAAGACGCCAGTTGCCTGGTTTTGCTGGACATGCCCAGTGTATTGCGAATAATCGAACAGCGTATCGGTCGGCTGGAACGCATGGACTGCGAGCACCAAGAGATTACCATCCTTTGGCCTGACGATTCGGAAGAATTTTCACTGAATGGTGATAAAAGAATGATTGATACGCTCATGGTAACCAAGGCCTGATTGGAAATAATGTGGAAATCCCGACCGCTATCTATAATAAACAATTAAGGAATGGTCTGAATACAAAAAATTTTATACAAGCATTTACAGAGTACACCCAAGAAGACTACGGCTGGGACGGGGTAAGTGATAGTACGCAGGATCTTTACAGTCTCATTGAAGGGAAGGGCGCGTTAATCGATCGTCGTACTTATGATGAGTATAAAGATGTCGAAGCTTCGGTAAAAACAGCAATCAGCTTTTTAGAGACAGAGCAGACTTGGAGCTTTTTTGCTTTTAGAGGCAGCACCGCCAAAAGTCCAAAATGGCTGTTAATTGATGGTACAAGCAAAAGCTACACTGACTTCTCTGAAATTTCAGAAAAATTAAAGCAATACCTTTCAACTGGCAAGGTCGTTCAGCGAAGGTGGAATGAAGTAAATACGAAGGAAGCAATGCGACAGGTAATGTATCGGCTCCGCAAACAAGAAAAGGAGCTCTTACCTTGGAAGAAGAAACGGGCATTAGAGCGTGCCGAAAAAATTCTGAATTATTACGCGACGAACATTTTCAAGTCGGAAGCAGACAACCAAAATGCTGAGAAAATATTAGCTCTTTTCCACCCAGAATATGATGACGAGAATTATGCAGACCTTGATCAATTCGCGGATTTGTGGCTTAGCATTCTGCTTCCTGAACTGGATAAGTTGAAAGCTGAAATGCAGAGGAAACGGAAAGTGTACACACTGCGAGATCTTGATCACAAGAATGTCAGCCTGACCTCCGACCATTTAAGCTGGTTATTAGAAAATAGTCAGTATGCTAATACATTGGACGAAATGGTTGCGGCTTGTATTATTGGGATTTCGGATAAAACAATGCTGAACCGGGGGAAGAATCATAATAAGGAACGAGAGTAAATAATGCAATTCACATCGGGAGAGTCCCGATCACTCAATCAATCTTCCGCTTATTTTCCCTGAAACTCTCAAAGAAAAACAGCAGATCGCGGAACGACCAGAATACATTTGGGGCGTCGGGGGGATAGCCTAATTACTTCTGAGCCAGCACATAACCGCCATGCAGCGACCAAAGATAATCACATCAGGCTTCTGGCGAACTGGCCCTCAGCAATTCTTTGACCTTTTCACCGTAGGCCTTACACGTAGAGTCCGCAGACTCGGGGGAAGTTTGGTTTGTTCTTCATTAAGATACTTTTTTGGATGGATGGATAAAAAAATGCCCTGCCCAAGGTGTCCAGACGAAGTAATCATCGTTCGAGGGACTTTCGCCGACCTCACATCATAACAGGGCGACACTTTCAAGATTTTTCATAAACGCTACTTTTTTGGAGGTCGCTTATTCGGGAGAAATTTGCTGAAATGCAAATTGAGGGTGGGGGAATTTTCTAACGGTTCATTATTCAATCTTAAAGCATTTTTTGTGCTAGAACGGCAATCTCTCTTTTCCTTCACCCTTCAATCTATTGAAGTATGTCTGGTGATAATCCTCACGGCTTTTTAGTGTTTGAAACTTGTTGATAATGTTTTCATATCTTGGATATCCAAGAGGATGATGAGCTTGAATTGCTTTTAATTGCTCTTTACAGCGAAGGTACCTAGGGTACCAACTTATATCTACCAAACCTCTTAAGGAAGACTGTTCTTTTAGAAGGAGGATGATTTGGGCATCCAACGTGGCATAAAATTCATCAAACCAAGTCTGACCAAGGTACCGCTCATCAAAAAGAATTTCATGTGGAGTAACTGGAATTATTCTAAAAACTAAATTCCAAAAATCAGGATCATTCTTTTTACAGAAAAGCAGTTCTGTAACTATATTATATGCATTAGAAAGTCGATATCCGTGTAAAGTAACTTGTTTAAAGAAAAAAATTAGATCACCAACACTCGAACCTCTAAATTTATCTATATTGACGTGTACTAAGTCAAAAATAACCCCGTTCTGAAAATCTCTATATTGGATACCCCACTGCAACTTAAAACTAATTAAAATATTTGGTGAGTTAAGCCAGATTAAAATGGCATTTATATCAGCTATTGATATATTTTGGTTAGAAATGATTCTTCGGAACCCAAGTTGCAAACTATCTAAATCACTCAATTCCAAATAGATGTATTTTTTCAATATTTCGGGACTAGATCTGTTATTAAATCTAACTAAGCTTAGTAGCTCGAAATTTATATTTTTTATTATTACGTCTCGATAAATATCATTTAGATTTCCTAAGTATTCAACAAAAAAATCTACCATCGACGGATGAAAAAAACTTATTTGATTACCTTCAATTTTGATAATTGACTCGTCCATATTATAAACCTCTCTTTGCAAACTAATGAAAGAATTTCGTCCATAATCGTTACATATATTTTTGTATGAATATTCAATATTCTTTAAATCTGAACGCAGGGAAACTAGGATCGAGAGGAGAATACTTTGCTTTTCAATTGATAGGTTAATGAAAATTTTTTCTAAATATTTGAATGGTTTTCCTATATGTCGAAGAAAGAGATGTGCCTTGAATTCGTCTACATCTTCAAAATACGAACGTACACTTTCTGGGGAAAAATTAACATGCGAAGTCAGCAATTTTAAGCCATTTGGATAAGCAAAGTCACAATTAGGAAATTTGATTGTGAAATAGCGCAGCAATAAATTCTCTTTTTCTTCAGGAGTTAGGAAAGACGTATCCACGGTAATTTTCG
It includes:
- a CDS encoding FAD:protein FMN transferase — protein: MKHYLALFALFFSFAGHAQVLRKRTTMLMGGRFDITIVAKDSAEAEENIKEVIAEITRIENLISDWKPTSLVSEVNACAGIRPVHVEMEVFELTERAIALSILTNGAFDISFAAMDRIWKFDGSMTEMPTAVAIAKSVEKVGYQNIILDKKHMTIFLKRKGMKIGFGALGEGYATDRCRDMMLKKGVEAGIVNGSGDMSAWGKQPDGSDWVIGITDPKRQGALFAVVPLRQGAVVTSGSYEKFVVFNNKRYSHIINPATGYPATGLTSVTVFGPSAERANGFSTSLMVLGKNAGMKLINDFPEFSCIMITDNGKVFTSKNFDISDYQTQ
- a CDS encoding nSTAND3 domain-containing NTPase encodes the protein MSSVKFDLAILGWQQFELLAFKCLQEDISRSIKYFDGGKDKGRDIIYSGVTHFFEVGENSADHIFQVKHKSDLKAFADLKNDLNKELRKVIIRHDLPFDNYCLVTNLPINANEYDELRELFIDFKAEHSPNRSINFYIYDYHHFESAIEKYSYIKWSFPSIVKSTDFEYIIRNLFIEKNSLFVKTWLSIFNRNRAKFINTNIYEEAKVKIEDNTAILLSGPPRTGKTFTAEMILLDKFIQEGFCPYKIDNIEKFFNFFVEGEKQLFLFDDTFGRHEIEPSRADEINRKLEDVFELLDSNHKCVFTSREYIVRAFDEYSDLNIEKMLSKITVDTSFLTPEEKENLLLRYFTIKFPNCDFAYPNGLKLLTSHVNFSPESVRSYFEDVDEFKAHLFLRHIGKPFKYLEKIFINLSIEKQSILLSILVSLRSDLKNIEYSYKNICNDYGRNSFISLQREVYNMDESIIKIEGNQISFFHPSMVDFFVEYLGNLNDIYRDVIIKNINFELLSLVRFNNRSSPEILKKYIYLELSDLDSLQLGFRRIISNQNISIADINAILIWLNSPNILISFKLQWGIQYRDFQNGVIFDLVHVNIDKFRGSSVGDLIFFFKQVTLHGYRLSNAYNIVTELLFCKKNDPDFWNLVFRIIPVTPHEILFDERYLGQTWFDEFYATLDAQIILLLKEQSSLRGLVDISWYPRYLRCKEQLKAIQAHHPLGYPRYENIINKFQTLKSREDYHQTYFNRLKGEGKERLPF
- a CDS encoding helicase-related protein; this encodes MYKDIKRIGEYYFSKGKDYNDELIALLKKLFKDADWEDSCRNTGKQMDAGVSGFISSFNVARTLALSKNRYCSRYEDYAGSRARANRGPDRKWQNNRRELSKVNQLINQTKSHKKILAFDSTVITLDYLHKLLSEKRPDLTTIVAAGHNTGNREKVTRLFALENQADEKLIALCSDAMSEGINLQDASCLVLLDMPSVLRIIEQRIGRLERMDCEHQEITILWPDDSEEFSLNGDKRMIDTLMVTKA
- a CDS encoding PepSY domain-containing protein → MTISIWRYSHLALAVSSFIFLALASITGIILAFQPLSEKVLPYRTDNLSETTLARTLPVLRKQYPGISELTVDKNQFVQIRGSDAEGKKLQAYIDPQTGKILGYPSPKSEFFEWVTALHRSLFIHETGRFLIGLTAFLLLLITVSGTMLIIQRQRGLKRFFNRIIKENFAQYYHVILGRLSLIPILIIALSGTYLSLARFGLIASPKVSAEVDFDAIKSEPVKNPADFEIFKNIKLSEVQTIEFPFSEDPEDYYTLKLANREVTVNQITGDILSEINYPTASMLTELNLDLHTGRTNAVWAIILAVASGNILFFIYSGFAMTFRRRANRIQNKYTAEESEFIILVGSENGSTFGFANAIHKQLITNGKSAFVTELNNYRVFPKASNMIIMAATYGLGNPPTNAARFAMQLEKHKQPHPIRFSVVGFGSHGYPDFCKFAFEVDNLFAKQEWSIPTLEIHTVNDKSPDEFGQWAASWSQQAGIALEIASDALTTRQEPLQDFTVIHKTEVTDAGESFLISFQANDLTDFTSGDLLAIYPANDHRERLYSIGKVGNNIQLSVKLHEGGLGSEYLYRLNSGSVISARIVGNEHFHFPEKATSVIMISNGTGIAPFLGMIDEQSPDANCRLYCGFRDQASFSLYKNAIDKSLEGKKLNSLHIAYSREGERQYVRDLLAADEAFVADTLANDGVIMLCGSLSMQNKVVALLDDICQARLGKDISYYQSHSQVLMDCY
- a CDS encoding phospholipase D-like domain-containing protein; translated protein: MKTETYHFKAIDRFHAKIYIGDHAAILGSSNFSKSGTIAQTEANIRVE